A single region of the Austwickia chelonae genome encodes:
- the nth gene encoding endonuclease III, which produces MTAGAAVTERPGEPSQLARVRRARRIHRLLRERYPDAHCELDFADPFQLLVATVLSAQTTDVRVNSVTPTLFAAYPDAAALAAAERTELEEIIRPIGFHRNKADALLRLSAELLARHDGRVPGCQKELVALPGVGRKTANVVLGEAYGVPGITVDTHLGRLARRFGWTTAEDPVVVETEVGEFFPRKEWTMLSHTLICHGRRTCHARRPACGACTVATFCPSHGVGETDPVKAAALVKPGPAATGAPA; this is translated from the coding sequence ATGACAGCCGGTGCGGCGGTCACCGAACGACCGGGGGAGCCGAGTCAGCTCGCTCGGGTCCGTCGGGCTCGAAGGATCCATCGTCTTCTGCGGGAACGCTATCCGGATGCCCATTGCGAACTCGATTTCGCGGATCCTTTCCAGCTGTTGGTCGCCACGGTGCTGTCCGCCCAGACCACCGATGTCCGGGTCAACAGCGTCACGCCGACCTTGTTCGCCGCATATCCTGATGCCGCCGCGCTGGCCGCAGCTGAGCGGACTGAGTTGGAGGAGATCATCCGGCCCATCGGTTTCCACCGGAACAAGGCCGATGCCCTGCTGAGACTGTCGGCGGAACTCCTCGCCCGACACGACGGTCGGGTGCCGGGCTGCCAGAAGGAGCTCGTCGCACTCCCCGGCGTCGGACGCAAGACCGCCAATGTCGTCCTGGGGGAGGCCTACGGCGTCCCAGGTATCACCGTCGACACCCACCTCGGACGATTGGCGCGCCGGTTCGGATGGACCACGGCCGAGGACCCGGTCGTGGTCGAGACCGAGGTGGGGGAATTCTTCCCCCGCAAGGAGTGGACCATGCTCTCGCACACGCTGATCTGCCACGGTCGGCGCACCTGCCACGCCCGCCGTCCGGCTTGTGGCGCCTGCACGGTGGCAACATTCTGCCCGTCCCACGGGGTGGGGGAAACCGACCCGGTGAAAGCCGCTGCACTGGTGAAACCGGGCCCGGCCGCCACCGGGGCTCCGGCGTGA
- a CDS encoding NUDIX hydrolase, with product MLYGPHPGGGEDVVLTQRAAHLRSHAGQVSFPGGQIDVDDEGPVDAALREAREEIGLNPSGVQILGQLPELFLSASNSSVTPVLGWWDRPSPVSAYSAEEVARVVRVSVKELTTPQNRFTAVHPSGYRSPAYVVDGLFIWGFTAALLTATLDLAGIDPGGWDPAVEREVPRQGLPASTDHIRTTEETR from the coding sequence ATGCTCTACGGTCCTCATCCGGGCGGTGGGGAGGACGTCGTCCTGACTCAACGCGCCGCTCACCTGCGTAGCCATGCCGGTCAGGTCTCTTTTCCCGGCGGGCAGATCGATGTCGATGACGAGGGGCCGGTCGACGCAGCGTTGCGGGAGGCTCGCGAAGAGATCGGGTTGAACCCCTCAGGGGTGCAGATCCTGGGCCAGCTGCCCGAGCTCTTCCTGTCCGCGTCGAATTCGTCGGTGACTCCCGTGCTGGGGTGGTGGGATCGGCCCTCGCCGGTCTCCGCGTACAGCGCGGAGGAGGTGGCGCGGGTGGTGCGGGTCTCCGTCAAGGAGCTCACCACTCCACAGAACCGTTTCACCGCTGTCCACCCGAGCGGATACCGTTCGCCGGCCTACGTTGTCGACGGCCTGTTCATCTGGGGATTCACTGCGGCTCTGTTGACCGCGACTCTCGACCTGGCCGGGATCGACCCCGGCGGGTGGGATCCCGCGGTCGAACGTGAGGTGCCCCGGCAGGGGTTGCCCGCTTCGACCGATCACATCCGGACCACGGAGGAGACCCGGTGA
- a CDS encoding Crp/Fnr family transcriptional regulator, translated as MDNAVVRRSPLFAALNDDDVDALRSTMSETRLQRGDVLFREGQRGDSLYVIVSGKIKLGRSSTDGRENLMAILGPGEMFGELSLFDPGPRTATATAVADTELIGMGNESLHEYLKDRPAVSLTLLASLARRLRRTNDSVADLVFTDVPGRVAKALLDLANRFGQPADEGVLVAHDLTQEELAQLVGASRETVNKALADFASRGWLRLEARAVVLLDVDRLYRRSR; from the coding sequence GTGGACAACGCTGTGGTGAGACGCTCCCCCCTCTTTGCCGCCCTGAACGACGACGACGTCGATGCCCTGCGCTCCACGATGTCGGAAACTCGCCTCCAACGAGGCGACGTCCTCTTCCGCGAAGGCCAACGAGGGGACAGTCTCTACGTCATCGTGTCAGGCAAGATCAAGCTCGGACGGTCGAGCACCGACGGCCGGGAAAACCTGATGGCCATCCTCGGTCCCGGCGAGATGTTCGGTGAGCTGAGCCTGTTCGACCCGGGTCCGCGTACGGCCACCGCCACCGCCGTCGCCGACACCGAACTCATCGGCATGGGCAACGAGTCCCTGCACGAATACCTCAAGGACCGGCCTGCCGTCTCCCTGACCTTGTTGGCCTCCTTGGCCCGCAGGCTCCGCCGGACGAATGACTCCGTCGCCGACCTCGTCTTCACCGATGTGCCCGGCCGGGTCGCCAAAGCACTGCTCGACCTCGCGAACAGGTTCGGTCAGCCCGCCGACGAAGGTGTCCTCGTCGCCCATGACCTCACCCAGGAAGAACTCGCCCAGCTCGTAGGCGCATCCCGGGAGACCGTCAACAAGGCTCTCGCCGACTTCGCCTCCCGTGGCTGGCTGCGGTTGGAAGCGCGAGCTGTGGTTCTCCTCGACGTCGACCGTTTGTACCGCCGCTCCCGCTGA